The genomic window ATCCACAATTTGACCTATCGCGCCATAATCATGCGCTTCGTACCATTGTCCTGTTTGTTCCGCGCTGGTCTTAGGGGCGAGCGCTGCTGAAACCAACAGACCTTCTGCATGAAGCCTGTTGACTGCTCGGCGCAAAAACTCAGTATAAAGAACTCTCAAATCTGGCGGCAAAAATTCAAAATCAAAATGTATATCTCTAAAGCCCATGCGTCTTGCCTCAGCGATGATATTATCAAACAACAGTTCTTGCACCGCAGTGCTTTCGATTATAGAACGCCCTAGTTCTCCGTTAAATTGCCCTTCTTCTATATTGGTAACCACCATCATAAGCGTGTTGCCATTTTGCCTTGCTATCTCGGGTATACCTTGAATAGGCGGAGAATTAAGAGTTCCATCACGATTAACTCTATAACTAAATGTTGCAAGATAAGTAAGCCTTGGAGCTGCTTCTCTAGCATCTACTAACAGGCTTTGACTTGGCGCATTGCCCATGGGTTCGATATAGGCGTTGACCTCGGCAGTTACTTTAGGAAAAGGAGGGATATATAATCTTAGACCTACAGGCAATGGTTGAGAAGGGTTAATACGATTAATTTGTGCTAATGTAAGATAATTGACATTAAATCTGCGCCCGATAGACCAAAGACTGTCGCCGGGCTGCACAAAATAATAACTTCCCGTGATAGGAATAACTATAGTCTGACCTACTACAAGGCGCTCAGGATCAGGAATACGATTGGCATTGACAATATCGTTGACCGAAGATTTAAACGTCCGCGCTATAGCATAAAGCGAATCCCCTCTTTGAATCGTATAAATTTGCATTTAGATTTACCTTCTTTTCTTTTTACTACTAAAATACTATGCGCCAAAATTTGCAAATATACGAAACAAGAAAGGTTGAAATTATATTAATGTATTTTTAAAACTGTTTAGCTAACTTTTAAAATCTAGTTCTCATCAAAATTAATTTTTCCAAAATCAAAATGCTTTAGTTTTCTGTCTAAAGCTGCTTGAGGATCATTCATGTCCTTTTCATTTGTACAAATGACTGTAAGTCCGATTTTTTTATAGATATCAACTTTATATTTTTTTGATTTATAATAATCTCTATTGTTTGAATTAAATCCCCAATGTTCAATATAAACATCTTGACCTTGTCCTAAATAATTAGGGAGACAAAAATCTGGATGTATATCATGAGATGCATCAGCGTCAATTGAAACAACCTTTTCATATGCATGGGGTATTCCATTGTCAAACAAATAGTTATCTATTTCACGTTCTGATTTGCTTTTTACAATATGTCCGTCTTTACATTTATATACACCTTCATAAGACTCATCTAGAATATCAATCTCTCTACATTTATTAATTTTAACAAGTAGCTGTTTGTCTTTATATTTATGATAACAATTAATGCAAAACAATTTGCCATTGGACGTAGACTTACCACATGCAATGCATTTAACTACAACTGATGCATCTTTGGCTTCATCAAAATCTTTATTTTCTATAGAACGTTCTTTATAATCTTTATTAAGAACTTTTTTTGTTTTAGCGTCGATAAATAATCCTTCATTAACAAGAATTTCTTCTTTTTTGAGCATATCTGCATGTTTGCCGCAAAGTCCGTCTTTACGTGCATTACCCATATATACTCTTGTTGGTTCGCCACATATAGGACATATCAAATCATCAGTCATTAATAATCAAAATCTCCTTTAATCATATTTTTGATTTAAATCCATATTTGTAGATATTTTAATTATATAATATTTAACACCTTTTTACAAGATTTTATGATTTTGACTACTTGATTAAAAATCTACTTATAAATAAACACCCACTATATAGTGAGTGTTTTTTAAGATTTCCATTTTTTTAATCAGCAAATTTTTTTACGTCATTTGATTAAAGGCTATCGCAATAATCAATACAATCAATATCATCGCCAGCAACATTGCGATTATAAACAAGGCTATGCTGGCGGTGCTTGGATTAATGATAATACTTACAGGACCATTAGGCACCTTTGGATCATCTATTGTATTAATAGTCGATAAAGTAATGCCTGTAATTTGTCCAGTAATATTAGATTCTATAATGCTGATTTTGTATAATGATTGACTTGCAGCATTAAGATTTTGCAAAACCGAACCGCCAGCATCTGTATTTGTCAAATTAGAATGGATTATATTGATATTCTCTGTGCTGTCGCCTCTAAGAACAACCGTACCAACGGTCGGCGAATGCGAATTTAATACGCTGTTATTGATAGTTACAGACCCTAAACTAGAAATCATGCCAGCTCCTTGTCCGCTTCTAACCGCATATTCAGCTACATCAAAATTGCAGCTATCAACCGTTAAATCACCAGTTCCATAAAAGTTTACCCCGCCGCTTGAATTGCTCAAGACACAGTTTTGAATAAATGCATAACCTGATACAGCCTTTAACTGCGCAAGACTGTGCATATCAGTTGCAGTACAATTGATTATCGCAATATTTCTCATGCCGCCAGGGATACTCTGAACTGCCACAACTGCATCCAAGACGCCTTTAAAGGTGCAGCCGTTTATGGTTACATTATGAGGGTAGGCAAATCCCATTCTTGGCGGAATCAAGTTAAAATCAATACAATTAGCAGGTGTGCCTGAAGAAAAGTCAAAATTAAAACCTTGTATCAATAGAGTTTCGGGATTGTTAAGATTGCCGAATCCATCAACAGTGATTGTATTGGTAAAAGTGACAGTTGCCCCTG from Clostridia bacterium includes these protein-coding regions:
- a CDS encoding LysM peptidoglycan-binding domain-containing protein — protein: MQIYTIQRGDSLYAIARTFKSSVNDIVNANRIPDPERLVVGQTIVIPITGSYYFVQPGDSLWSIGRRFNVNYLTLAQINRINPSQPLPVGLRLYIPPFPKVTAEVNAYIEPMGNAPSQSLLVDAREAAPRLTYLATFSYRVNRDGTLNSPPIQGIPEIARQNGNTLMMVVTNIEEGQFNGELGRSIIESTAVQELLFDNIIAEARRMGFRDIHFDFEFLPPDLRVLYTEFLRRAVNRLHAEGLLVSAALAPKTSAEQTGQWYEAHDYGAIGQIVD